The Nostoc sp. PCC 7524 nucleotide sequence CTTAATTTACATTTCTTTACTTTTTTAGTGTAGCTTGACCATCATGGAGAAGTTGCTGTAAACAGCATGAAAATTGACAGCATGGGGATGGGCAGGGTTTATCTTAAGTTAAAGAAAGGCTAAATCCTATAGTGTCTTGAGTTAAGTATCAATGGCAACTAGCAACTTTGAGTCAATAAAACCTGAGTCAGTTAAAAGAGTGAATCTGTTCACAATGTTTCGACTTGGCCTATTTCAAATGGGGTTGGCCATGATGTCTATTTTGACTTTGGGTGTACTGAACAGAGTCATGATTCAAGAAATAGCGATTCCAGCGACGTTAGTATCGCTACTACTAGCATTACCCGCATTTGTATCGCCTTCGCGGATTTGGTTTGGTCAGATTTCCGATGCCAAGCCTTTGTGGGGCTATCACCGCACAGCTTATGTTTGGGTGGGTGCAGCGATATTTGCGATCGCTGCTTTTTTAGCTGTACAAGTCATGTGGCAATTAAATAGTGTAGCTAATGATCCTAATGGCTGGGTGTGGACAACGGCAACTATCGGCTGGACAGCAATTTTAGGTTTAGTTTTTGCCATCTACGGTCTAGCAATTTGCGCTAGTGGTACAGCTTTCGCTGCTTTATTAGTAGATATCTCCGAGGAAAATAACCGTTCCAAAGTGGTGGGTGTGGTATGGTCAATGCTCATGCTGGGGATTATTGTCGGCGCAGTTATTAGTTCCGGCTTACTCCGACAAATCACCCCAGAAGCCGACATCATTAATTTACAGGGAGCAATTAACAGGCTATTTATCATTGTCCCCAGCATTGTTTTTGGGCTGTCAATTGTGGCTATCTTGGGTGTAGAAAAAAAGTATTCCCTCTATAGTAGCCGTTCGACATTAGCCAACCGTGAAGACAGCATTACCTTGGGTGCGGCGTGGAAAATTTTAACAGCTAGTCCCCAAACAGCCTTATTTTTCACCTTTTTACTGGTGATGACATTCTGCTTATTTATGCAAGACCCAATTGTTGAACCTTTTGCGGGTCAAGTGTTTAAAATGCCTTTAGCAGAAAGTACCAAACTCAATGTTTTTTATGGCACAGGTCTTTTGATTGCTTACGCAGTCACAGGGTTTTTGATTGTACCGCATCTG carries:
- a CDS encoding BCD family MFS transporter, translating into MATSNFESIKPESVKRVNLFTMFRLGLFQMGLAMMSILTLGVLNRVMIQEIAIPATLVSLLLALPAFVSPSRIWFGQISDAKPLWGYHRTAYVWVGAAIFAIAAFLAVQVMWQLNSVANDPNGWVWTTATIGWTAILGLVFAIYGLAICASGTAFAALLVDISEENNRSKVVGVVWSMLMLGIIVGAVISSGLLRQITPEADIINLQGAINRLFIIVPSIVFGLSIVAILGVEKKYSLYSSRSTLANREDSITLGAAWKILTASPQTALFFTFLLVMTFCLFMQDPIVEPFAGQVFKMPLAESTKLNVFYGTGLLIAYAVTGFLIVPHLGKRRTIRLGCILVAFAALLLGASGFSANPSFLKLGLVLFGLATGFLTTGAVSLMLDLTVAETAGTFIGAWGLAQSVSRGLAVVAGGAVLDLGRRVLPTLELAYGLVFALEAVGMVLSILLLNRVNVTEFQTNTKQAIASVLESDLD